The Streptomyces vinaceus genome contains the following window.
CCGTCGCCCTCACCGGCGGCCTCGGCTGGCTCAAGATCGACCTCAACGCCAAGGTCCTCGGCGTCCTCCTCCTCATCGAGGTCGTCCTCGTCGTCATCTTCGACGTCGCGGCCCTCGGCAAGCCCGGCGCCGAGGGCATCTCGCTGCACGCCTTCGACCCCGCGACCCTGAGCGGACCCGGCCTCGGCACGGCCCTGTGCTTCTGCATCGCCGCCTTCGTCGGCTTCGAGCAGTCCCCCGTCTACGCCGAGGAGACCAGCAAGCCCCACATCGTCGTCTCCCGCGTGATGTTCCTGGCCGTCGGCTTCGTCGCCCTCTTCTTCGCCTTCAGCGCCTGGGCCCTCACCGTCGCCACCGGCCCCTCCGAGGTCGTCAAGGCCTCCGCCGAAGCCGGCCCCGGCCTGCTCTTCCAGCTCACCGAGGCCCGCCTCGGCGCCACCTTCACCGACGTGCTGCACGTCCTCTTCGTGACCGGCATGTTCGCCGCCATGCTCAGCTTCCACAACGTCGTGGCCCGCTACGCCTTCGCCATGGGCCGCGAGGGCCTGCTCCCGGCCGCCTTCGGCCGGACCAACGCCGGCACGGGCGCCCCCGCCACCGGCTCGCTCCTGCAGACCGTGGTCTCCGTCCTCGTCGTCCTGGCCTTCGCAGTCACCGACGACAAGCCGACCGGCGACCCCACCACGCCCGTGCTGCACCTGTTCACGTGGATGGGCAACGTCGGCGCCCTCGGCGTGACCCTCCTCATGGCCGCCGCCTCCTTCGCCGTCATCGCCTTCTTCGTCCGCCGCGGCACCGCCGGCGCCCAGATCTGGCGGCTCGTCGCGGCCGGCGCCGCCGGGATCGCCCTGCTCGCCATCGCCGTCTACACGGTGAAGGACTTCGACGTCCTCGTCGGCGCCGCGAAGGGCTCCGCGCTCAGCTGGGTCCTGCCCGGCATCGTCGGCGCCGCCATCGCCGGCGGGCTGCTGTACGGGGCCGTCCTGCGCAGCCGCCGCCCCGAGGTGCACGCCCGCATCGGCCTCGGCAACGAGGCCTTCCGCCTCGACCAGGCGGCGGAGGCCGACCCGCGCGACTGAGCCCCGTCGCCTCGCTTTCCAGCCCGTACGAAGCCCCCGGCGCCCGTTTCCATGGTCGCCGGGGGCTTCCGCGTGGGGAGGCCGGGTTTTGGCCCTGGCCGGGGCTCATGGTCTCCTGGGGCGACAAAAACATCCGGACCCCCGCACAGGTGACACCACCCAGCTCCCCTGCGCGGCGTCCGGGCCTGCCTGTCCCACGTACGAAGGCGAAGCGCTACATGAGTGACCGCACCTTGACCGAGGCCACCGCCCCGGCGTCGTCCCGCCACGTCGACGCGGGTGACGAGGGCTACAGCAAGGACCTCAAGTCCCGCCACATCAACATGATCGCGATCGGCGGGGCGATAGGCACCGGCCTGTTCCTCGGCGCGGGCGGCCGGCTCGCCAACGCGGGCCCCTCCCTCGCGATCGCCTACGCGGTGTGCGGCATCTTCGCCTTCTTCGTCGTCCGGGCCCTCGGCGAGCTCGTGCTCTACCGCCCCTCCTCCGGCGCGTTCGTCTCCTACGCGCGCGAGTTCATGGGGGAGAAGGGCGCCTACACGGCCGGCTGGCTGTACTTCCTCAACTGGTCCACGACCACCGTGGCCGACATCACCGCCGCCGCGACCTACGCGCACTTCTGGTCGATGTTCACCAGCGTCCCGCAGTGGGTCCTCGCCCTGATCGCCCTCGCCGTGGTCCTCACCGCGAACCTGATCTCGGTGAAGTACTTCGGCGAGATGGAGTTCTGGTTCTCCCTCGTCAAGGTCGCGGCCCTCGGCATCTTCCTGCTCGTCGGCATCTACCTGGTCGCCACCAGCCACCCGATCGACGGCCACACCCCGGGCCTGTCCTCGATCACCGACAACGGCGGCATCTTCCCGTCCGGCATGCTCCCGATGCTCCTGCTGCTCCAGGGCGTGGTCTTCGCGTACGCCTCCGTCGAGCTGTGCGGCGTCGCCGCCGGTGAGACCGAGAACCCCGAGAAGATCATGCCGAAGGCGATCAACTCGATCATGTGGCGCGTGGGCCTCTTCTACGTCGGCTCCGTGATCCTCCTCGCGCTGCTGCTCCCGTACACCTCGTACTCCTCGGACCAGAGCCCCTTCGTCACCGTCTTCGACAAGCTGGGCGTCCCCGGCGCCGCCGGCATCATGAACCTGGTCGTCCTGACCGCCGCGCTCTCCAGCCTGAACTCCGGGCTGTACTCCACCGGCCGCATCCTGCGCTCGATGGCCATGTCCGGCTCCGCCCCGAAGTTCACCGCCCGCATGAACAAGGGCAAGGTCCCCTACGGCGGCGTGCTCTTCACCGCCGCCTTCGGCCTCGCCGGCGTCGGCCTGAACTACCTGATGCCCAAGGACGCCTTCGAGCTCGTCCTGAACTTCGCCTCGCTGGGCATCCTCGGCACCTGGGCGATGGTCATGATCTGCTCGCTCTTCTTCTGGCGGCGCGCGCAGCAGGGCGGTGTGCAGCGCCCCGCGTACCGCCTGCCCTGGGCCCCGTACACGCAGATCGTCACGCTGGTGTTCCTGGTCGCCGTGCTGGTCCTGATGTGGTGCGACGGCGGCGTCGGCCGCACCACGGTCATGTGCG
Protein-coding sequences here:
- a CDS encoding APC family permease, whose amino-acid sequence is MATGRSTTLGTAPEIRTYKGQDRALRADRLGTAGLLLSVLAASAPLMVVAGVMPTTFGVMGIVGQPLLFVILGVVLALFGVGYAEMSRHVHNAGAFYAYIARGLGPTAGAGASLVALVAYSAMQVGVYGILGFEISSLFATYLQIDLAWWIPALAAVALTGGLGWLKIDLNAKVLGVLLLIEVVLVVIFDVAALGKPGAEGISLHAFDPATLSGPGLGTALCFCIAAFVGFEQSPVYAEETSKPHIVVSRVMFLAVGFVALFFAFSAWALTVATGPSEVVKASAEAGPGLLFQLTEARLGATFTDVLHVLFVTGMFAAMLSFHNVVARYAFAMGREGLLPAAFGRTNAGTGAPATGSLLQTVVSVLVVLAFAVTDDKPTGDPTTPVLHLFTWMGNVGALGVTLLMAAASFAVIAFFVRRGTAGAQIWRLVAAGAAGIALLAIAVYTVKDFDVLVGAAKGSALSWVLPGIVGAAIAGGLLYGAVLRSRRPEVHARIGLGNEAFRLDQAAEADPRD
- a CDS encoding amino acid permease, whose protein sequence is MSDRTLTEATAPASSRHVDAGDEGYSKDLKSRHINMIAIGGAIGTGLFLGAGGRLANAGPSLAIAYAVCGIFAFFVVRALGELVLYRPSSGAFVSYAREFMGEKGAYTAGWLYFLNWSTTTVADITAAATYAHFWSMFTSVPQWVLALIALAVVLTANLISVKYFGEMEFWFSLVKVAALGIFLLVGIYLVATSHPIDGHTPGLSSITDNGGIFPSGMLPMLLLLQGVVFAYASVELCGVAAGETENPEKIMPKAINSIMWRVGLFYVGSVILLALLLPYTSYSSDQSPFVTVFDKLGVPGAAGIMNLVVLTAALSSLNSGLYSTGRILRSMAMSGSAPKFTARMNKGKVPYGGVLFTAAFGLAGVGLNYLMPKDAFELVLNFASLGILGTWAMVMICSLFFWRRAQQGGVQRPAYRLPWAPYTQIVTLVFLVAVLVLMWCDGGVGRTTVMCVPVIGAALVGGWFLVRRRVAEIAANR